One Prosthecobacter vanneervenii genomic window carries:
- the cysK gene encoding cysteine synthase A, with protein MGIYNNIVETVGKTPLVKLNKVTAGLNATIALKCEFFNPLGSVKDRIGMAMIEDAEKRGILTPDTIIVEPTSGNTGIALAFVAAAKGYKLILTMPETMSLERRTLLALLGAELVLTPGAQGMKGAIAKATELVASTPNAWMPQQFENPANPAIHSKTTAEELWADTDGKIDILVAAVGTGGTITGVTEVIKPRKPSFTAIAVEPEASPVINQTLAGQPVQPGPHKIQGTGAGFVPANLHLKDSAGNAQITECIKVSNDDAFAMARRLAKEEGILVGISTGANVCAAIEVAKRPENAGKLIVTVACSTGERYLSTALADEARAKVGA; from the coding sequence ATGGGCATCTACAACAACATCGTCGAAACCGTCGGCAAAACACCGCTGGTGAAGCTGAACAAAGTGACTGCTGGCCTCAATGCTACGATCGCTCTGAAGTGCGAGTTCTTCAATCCGCTCGGCAGCGTGAAAGACCGTATCGGCATGGCCATGATCGAGGACGCAGAAAAGCGCGGCATCCTGACACCGGACACCATCATCGTCGAGCCTACCAGCGGCAACACCGGTATCGCTCTTGCGTTTGTCGCCGCCGCCAAAGGCTACAAGCTCATCCTGACCATGCCTGAGACGATGTCTCTGGAGCGCCGCACGCTGCTCGCCCTGCTGGGTGCTGAGCTCGTGCTCACCCCAGGTGCCCAGGGCATGAAGGGCGCCATCGCCAAGGCTACCGAGCTCGTGGCCAGCACTCCCAATGCCTGGATGCCGCAGCAGTTTGAAAACCCCGCCAATCCGGCCATCCACTCCAAGACCACTGCCGAAGAGCTGTGGGCCGACACCGATGGCAAGATCGACATCCTCGTGGCCGCTGTGGGCACGGGTGGCACGATCACCGGTGTGACGGAAGTCATCAAGCCCCGCAAGCCCAGCTTCACCGCCATCGCTGTGGAGCCTGAAGCCTCCCCGGTCATCAATCAGACGCTGGCAGGCCAGCCTGTGCAGCCCGGACCGCACAAGATCCAAGGCACCGGCGCAGGCTTCGTCCCTGCCAACCTGCACCTGAAGGACAGTGCTGGAAACGCACAGATCACCGAGTGTATCAAAGTCAGCAATGATGATGCCTTTGCCATGGCCCGTCGTCTGGCCAAGGAAGAGGGTATCCTCGTCGGTATCAGCACCGGTGCCAACGTCTGCGCCGCCATCGAGGTGGCCAAGCGTCCGGAAAATGCCGGCAAGCTGATCGTCACCGTCGCCTGCTCCACCGGCGAGCGCTACCTCTCCACCGCTCTGGCTGACGAAGCCCGTGCGAAAGTGGGTGCGTAA
- a CDS encoding pyridoxal phosphate-dependent aminotransferase — MDFIAKNIAEVAPSMTLSITAQAKALKKQGVDVLSFGAGEPDFNTPAPIIAAATEALNSGKTRYTESAGILELRESIAAKLMVDNNVQYDPSQISVNCGAKHSCYNAILACVNPGDEVIIPAPYWTSYPEMVRIVGGIPVIVETKRENGWKLTPEEFEDAMSPMTKMIILNTPGNPTGSIYSREELKALAEIAVGEGIVILSDEIYEKLVYGGHEHVSIASLSKEIYDHTITINGFSKAYAMTGWRLGYTAAPKKIADAIDTIQSHTTSNPTSFAQYGALAALQMDQQIVSDMRDEFDVRRQYMLGRLNNIKNIRVVEPMGAFYFLVDIEPTQIKSVNFCEKLLSKQKVAIVPGVAFGAEHTVRFSYATGLDVINAGMDRFEEFCNQH, encoded by the coding sequence ATGGATTTTATTGCCAAGAACATCGCCGAAGTAGCCCCTTCAATGACCCTGTCCATCACCGCCCAGGCGAAGGCATTGAAGAAGCAGGGCGTGGACGTGCTGAGCTTTGGTGCCGGTGAGCCCGACTTCAACACCCCCGCCCCCATCATCGCCGCCGCCACTGAGGCTCTGAATTCCGGCAAGACCCGCTACACCGAGAGCGCCGGCATCCTGGAACTGCGCGAATCCATCGCCGCCAAGCTCATGGTGGACAACAATGTGCAGTACGACCCCTCCCAGATCAGCGTCAACTGCGGTGCCAAGCATTCCTGCTACAACGCCATTCTGGCTTGCGTGAATCCCGGAGACGAGGTCATCATCCCCGCCCCCTACTGGACCAGCTACCCTGAAATGGTGCGCATCGTCGGCGGAATCCCCGTGATCGTGGAAACCAAGCGCGAAAACGGCTGGAAGCTTACCCCCGAGGAGTTCGAGGACGCCATGTCCCCGATGACCAAGATGATCATCCTTAACACCCCTGGCAACCCCACCGGTTCCATCTACAGCCGTGAAGAGCTCAAGGCTCTGGCCGAGATCGCTGTGGGCGAGGGCATCGTGATCCTCTCTGACGAAATCTATGAGAAGCTGGTGTATGGCGGCCACGAGCATGTCAGCATCGCCTCCCTCAGCAAGGAGATCTACGATCACACCATTACCATCAATGGCTTCTCCAAGGCCTACGCCATGACCGGCTGGCGCCTCGGCTACACCGCCGCTCCCAAGAAGATCGCCGACGCCATCGACACCATCCAGAGCCACACCACCAGCAACCCGACCAGCTTTGCCCAGTATGGTGCTCTGGCCGCCCTGCAGATGGATCAGCAGATCGTCAGCGACATGCGCGATGAGTTCGACGTCCGCCGTCAGTACATGCTGGGCCGTCTGAACAACATCAAGAACATCCGTGTGGTGGAGCCCATGGGAGCATTCTACTTCCTGGTGGACATCGAGCCTACACAGATCAAGAGCGTGAACTTCTGTGAGAAGCTCCTGAGCAAGCAGAAAGTCGCCATCGTTCCTGGCGTGGCCTTTGGTGCCGAGCACACCGTGCGCTTCAGCTACGCCACCGGTCTCGACGTCATCAACGCCGGCATGGATCGCTTCGAAGAATTCTGCAACCAGCACTAA
- a CDS encoding RsmB/NOP family class I SAM-dependent RNA methyltransferase — translation MNQSRPKPTSARQSAVPIRGMALDVLGEWAAGDRFAADLMDRMQRENYLSQPDAAFLRDIVLTTLRNLSLLDHWIAVLTEDKHLDHRSRWGLRIGLCQILILKVSEHAAVNETVAATGRARSLINAVLRRACRETESLLAMPATLPLETRTSHPKWLIQHWLGLHGEAKTTALCEWNQIPAPMCARVNHLHPEMAASADDFIVCEQLPREELSDGKVYMQDPSTALAPRLLAPQPGERVLDACAAPGGKTALLAQLMGNTGEIIACDVSPARLRRLEGNLRRLHVTNAQIELHDWADPQVPAFAEAGFDRILLDVPCSNTGVMRRRVDVRWRLQPEDITAQMETQAQLLKNCLRVLKLGGTLVYSTCSIEPAENERLVECVLESTPGYEFVSTRRSFPPEDQMDGAFAAAIRRV, via the coding sequence ATGAATCAGTCACGCCCCAAACCCACCTCCGCCCGTCAGTCAGCCGTCCCCATCCGAGGCATGGCGCTGGATGTGCTGGGAGAATGGGCTGCGGGGGACCGCTTTGCCGCCGACCTCATGGACCGCATGCAGCGGGAGAACTACCTCAGCCAGCCAGACGCCGCCTTTTTGCGGGACATCGTGCTGACCACCCTGCGCAATCTCTCGCTGCTTGACCACTGGATCGCCGTGCTCACCGAGGACAAGCACCTGGACCACCGGAGCCGCTGGGGGCTGCGCATCGGCCTATGCCAGATATTGATTCTCAAGGTGTCAGAGCATGCAGCAGTGAATGAAACGGTGGCCGCCACCGGCCGTGCGCGCAGCCTCATCAATGCCGTGCTGCGCCGGGCCTGCCGGGAAACCGAGTCCCTGCTGGCCATGCCTGCCACCCTGCCGCTGGAGACGCGCACCTCCCACCCCAAGTGGCTCATCCAGCATTGGCTAGGCCTGCATGGCGAGGCCAAAACCACCGCCTTATGCGAGTGGAATCAGATCCCAGCCCCGATGTGCGCCCGGGTGAATCACCTGCACCCTGAGATGGCCGCTTCGGCGGATGATTTCATCGTCTGTGAGCAGCTGCCGCGTGAGGAACTGAGTGACGGCAAAGTTTACATGCAGGACCCCAGCACCGCGCTGGCCCCTCGCCTGCTGGCCCCGCAGCCCGGAGAGCGCGTGCTGGATGCCTGCGCAGCCCCTGGCGGCAAGACCGCGCTGCTGGCCCAGCTCATGGGAAACACAGGTGAGATCATCGCCTGTGACGTTTCACCCGCCCGCCTACGCCGCCTCGAGGGCAATCTCCGGCGCCTCCATGTGACGAATGCCCAGATTGAGCTGCACGACTGGGCAGACCCGCAGGTGCCCGCCTTTGCCGAAGCGGGGTTTGACCGCATCCTGCTCGATGTCCCCTGCTCCAACACCGGCGTGATGCGCCGCCGCGTGGATGTACGCTGGCGGCTGCAGCCTGAAGACATCACTGCGCAGATGGAAACCCAGGCTCAGCTCTTGAAGAACTGCCTCCGTGTTCTCAAACTTGGCGGCACCCTTGTTTATAGTACGTGCAGCATCGAGCCTGCCGAGAATGAGCGGCTTGTGGAGTGCGTGCTTGAATCAACGCCTGGCTACGAGTTCGTCTCCACCCGCCGCAGCTTTCCACCCGAGGACCAGATGGATGGCGCCTTCGCGGCAGCGATCCGACGGGTGTGA
- a CDS encoding sugar phosphate isomerase/epimerase family protein: protein MKFTSLLLALAFVAPAFAADSPNTAGLQLYSLRSQFKLRGVPWTLDQVKQFGVKEVELAGTYDLTAEQFKAELEQRGLKAISSHFPYARYKNDLDNVVKEAKTLGLKYAGCAWIDHKDKFDEAECRDAIAVFNKAGEALAKEGITMFYHAHGFEFEPYGDGTLLDLFLRETKPEFVSMQMDILWIIFPGQDPVKLLNQYSGRWKLMHLKDLKKGVATGFLTGKTDVENDVTLGTGQMDWASIFAAARKNGIQHYFIEDESSTSLEQIPQSLKYLRANGFE, encoded by the coding sequence ATGAAATTCACCTCCCTCCTCCTCGCCCTGGCGTTCGTGGCTCCTGCCTTTGCTGCCGACTCCCCTAATACCGCCGGCCTGCAGCTCTACAGCCTGCGCAGCCAGTTCAAACTGCGTGGAGTGCCGTGGACGCTGGATCAGGTGAAGCAGTTTGGAGTCAAGGAGGTGGAGCTAGCAGGCACTTATGATCTGACCGCTGAGCAGTTCAAAGCAGAGCTGGAGCAGCGTGGTCTCAAGGCCATCAGCAGCCACTTTCCCTACGCCCGCTACAAGAACGATCTCGACAACGTTGTGAAAGAGGCCAAGACCCTCGGCCTGAAATATGCAGGCTGCGCCTGGATCGACCACAAGGACAAGTTCGACGAAGCCGAGTGCCGTGACGCCATCGCGGTCTTCAACAAAGCAGGTGAGGCATTGGCCAAGGAAGGCATCACCATGTTTTACCACGCCCACGGATTTGAGTTTGAGCCCTATGGCGACGGCACCCTGCTCGATCTCTTCCTGCGCGAGACCAAGCCTGAATTTGTCTCCATGCAGATGGACATCCTCTGGATCATCTTCCCCGGCCAGGATCCGGTGAAACTGCTGAATCAGTACAGCGGCCGCTGGAAGCTGATGCATCTCAAGGACCTGAAAAAGGGTGTGGCCACCGGCTTCCTCACCGGCAAGACGGATGTGGAAAACGACGTCACGCTCGGCACCGGCCAGATGGACTGGGCCAGCATCTTCGCCGCCGCACGTAAAAACGGCATTCAGCACTACTTCATCGAAGACGAATCCTCCACCTCTCTGGAGCAGATTCCTCAAAGCCTGAAGTACCTGCGCGCCAACGGCTTCGAGTGA
- a CDS encoding fused MFS/spermidine synthase: protein MSRRLHALVLHGVFILSGISALIYQLVWQRALLTIYGSNVESVAMVVAAFLAGLGIGSIVGGWISKSARAPLVLLFGLAELGVGAYGLISLKLFDVVGAVTSVQAHGLTTGALVFLLVFLPTLLMGATLPLLVAHQVRDTAHVGHSVSRLYFVNTLGAALGAYLAARWLLGGFGMSGTIHIAAALNATAAFIVLVVLRKPPAETAETPVTVTNAAPCEIPFRTALLWSALSGFLALSWEIIWSRVFNFASASLAPVFGYMLGSYLLGLAIGSLLSPRLLKQGSQLRSKLTRWVMFSSLAAFFVAPLTAIAATQMFWECGYYFVIIAGALLGLTFPLLCHAAIPPGNDTGSQLSLLYLANIIGSGAGSLLTGFAFMEWLSLQQLSVLLLGASWLWAESIGRFQLPPVTRWQLLSIVIITLSQSQGFYERLQYKHEFKPGMRFAQIIESRHGVITVDTSNAVYGNGAYDGMIGTKLEPKSWLVRPYFLSAVRDRIENVLVIGVASGSWTQILANHPQVKKVTAIELSHGYLDLIRARPEVSSLLTNPKLELVIDDGRRWLRQHPDARFDAIVMNTTHHWREFASALLSREFLTEVKAHLKPEGLAFWNCTESPRAARTGMEVFPHTMMVMNHSLASNMPMEPDRDRWQKILSTYHIDGQPVIAPDQIEGVLDFLKGETLPVPGDMWHWCRRPAMQAAWGTTKIITDDNLGHEYP, encoded by the coding sequence ATGTCACGCCGCCTCCACGCCCTGGTTCTACATGGCGTCTTCATCCTCTCTGGCATATCGGCGCTGATCTACCAGCTTGTATGGCAGCGTGCGCTGCTGACGATCTACGGCAGCAATGTCGAGTCCGTGGCGATGGTGGTGGCGGCCTTCCTGGCGGGACTGGGCATTGGCAGCATCGTGGGTGGATGGATTTCCAAGTCCGCCCGTGCTCCACTGGTGCTGCTCTTTGGTCTGGCGGAGCTCGGCGTAGGAGCTTACGGACTCATTTCGCTCAAGCTCTTTGATGTCGTGGGTGCAGTGACCTCTGTGCAGGCCCACGGCCTCACCACGGGTGCACTGGTCTTTTTGCTCGTGTTTCTTCCCACCCTTCTGATGGGCGCCACACTGCCGCTGCTGGTGGCGCATCAAGTGCGGGATACTGCGCATGTGGGCCACAGTGTGAGCCGCCTGTATTTCGTAAACACGCTCGGGGCCGCCCTTGGGGCCTACCTCGCCGCGCGCTGGCTGCTCGGAGGCTTTGGCATGAGCGGCACCATTCACATCGCAGCCGCACTGAATGCCACGGCGGCTTTCATCGTGCTGGTGGTGCTGAGAAAACCTCCCGCAGAAACAGCGGAAACACCCGTTACCGTGACGAATGCCGCGCCATGCGAGATCCCCTTTCGCACCGCCCTGCTCTGGTCCGCGCTCTCTGGCTTCCTGGCCCTTTCTTGGGAGATCATCTGGTCGCGTGTTTTCAATTTTGCCAGCGCCTCCCTCGCCCCTGTTTTTGGCTACATGCTGGGCAGCTATCTACTGGGACTCGCGATCGGCTCACTCCTGAGTCCACGCTTATTGAAGCAAGGAAGCCAACTGCGCAGCAAACTCACGCGCTGGGTGATGTTTTCGAGTTTGGCTGCTTTTTTTGTCGCGCCACTCACCGCAATCGCTGCCACGCAGATGTTTTGGGAATGCGGTTACTATTTTGTCATCATCGCCGGGGCGCTGCTCGGCCTCACGTTTCCGCTGCTCTGTCATGCAGCGATACCTCCCGGCAACGACACCGGCAGCCAGCTCTCGCTGCTCTATCTCGCCAACATCATCGGTTCTGGTGCAGGCAGCCTGCTCACCGGCTTTGCCTTCATGGAGTGGCTGAGCCTGCAGCAGCTAAGCGTCCTGCTGCTGGGTGCGTCATGGCTGTGGGCCGAATCGATTGGCCGTTTCCAATTGCCCCCCGTAACACGCTGGCAACTGCTGAGCATAGTTATCATTACTTTGAGCCAGTCTCAGGGTTTCTACGAGCGCTTGCAGTACAAGCACGAATTCAAACCCGGCATGCGCTTCGCGCAGATCATCGAGTCGCGCCACGGCGTGATCACGGTGGACACCAGCAATGCTGTTTATGGCAATGGAGCCTACGATGGCATGATCGGCACCAAGCTGGAGCCGAAGTCTTGGCTGGTACGGCCCTACTTCCTTTCTGCGGTGCGGGACCGCATTGAAAACGTGCTCGTCATAGGCGTGGCCAGCGGATCGTGGACACAGATTCTCGCCAATCATCCGCAGGTTAAAAAGGTCACCGCCATCGAGCTGAGCCACGGTTACCTTGATCTCATCCGCGCACGCCCGGAGGTCTCTAGCCTGCTTACCAATCCCAAGCTCGAACTCGTCATCGACGACGGCCGCCGCTGGCTGCGGCAGCATCCCGATGCGCGCTTTGACGCCATCGTGATGAACACCACGCACCACTGGCGTGAGTTTGCCTCAGCCCTGCTCTCGCGTGAGTTTTTGACGGAGGTCAAAGCCCACCTCAAGCCAGAGGGCCTCGCTTTCTGGAACTGCACCGAGTCGCCACGTGCCGCACGCACCGGCATGGAGGTCTTTCCACACACAATGATGGTCATGAACCACTCTCTGGCCAGCAACATGCCGATGGAACCAGACCGCGACCGCTGGCAGAAAATTCTCTCCACCTATCATATCGACGGCCAGCCCGTCATCGCCCCCGATCAAATCGAAGGCGTGCTCGATTTCCTCAAAGGCGAAACCCTGCCCGTGCCCGGCGACATGTGGCACTGGTGTCGCCGCCCCGCCATGCAGGCCGCCTGGGGCACCACGAAAATCATTACGGATGACAACCTGGGGCACGAGTATCCCTAA
- a CDS encoding acyl carrier protein produces MIELVRETVLPDLPAEFSPEADFFEAGLDSMGVMQLVMYLEERFGKKVEPSELSRANFRSGQAMAALVMGQAKGA; encoded by the coding sequence ATGATAGAACTCGTGCGTGAAACCGTGCTGCCAGACCTGCCTGCTGAATTCAGCCCTGAGGCTGATTTCTTTGAAGCAGGACTCGACTCCATGGGAGTAATGCAGCTGGTAATGTACCTAGAGGAGCGCTTTGGCAAGAAAGTCGAGCCCTCTGAGCTAAGCCGCGCCAACTTTCGCAGCGGGCAGGCCATGGCGGCGCTGGTGATGGGCCAAGCGAAAGGTGCATGA
- a CDS encoding FAD-dependent oxidoreductase, with protein MNPDVLIIGGGSAGVAAALASARRGAKTLLVERHGVLGGAGTASLVHSFCGLYDLQLTPDAAPRVANPGLPVELERQLLTHGIAHGPVRMGRVDVLMHQPQRLAVFFDHWCRKEPSLEVMLHTEAIGCVVDSSRIVEVTLQCRGSSWKVRPRTLVDASGDAELAALTGHAFEMSPADELQRPAYIVGMGGVEASALTGDGPLKIAGCLARAIQEKKLPATAAGAHFRASPALQEVFLTLDLPGDSSERPFDSTDPRSLTWIEMQGREVTSAIVDHLKASMEGFAQARVTTLPVRAGIRESRRWMGEDIVTEEDILESRSDETAVANATWPIELRETARGPRLLYPREPKACGIPLGALRARDLKNVFLAGRCLSATHRAQASTRVMGTALATGQAAGIAASLPDQDTTALAWQVRSFLSQLETAS; from the coding sequence ATGAATCCCGACGTCCTTATCATCGGTGGTGGCAGCGCAGGTGTGGCGGCAGCTCTGGCTTCCGCACGCCGGGGCGCCAAGACGCTGCTGGTGGAGCGCCATGGAGTTCTGGGCGGTGCGGGCACGGCCTCGCTGGTGCATTCGTTTTGCGGATTGTATGATCTGCAGCTCACACCAGATGCAGCACCACGGGTGGCAAATCCAGGACTGCCGGTCGAGCTTGAGCGGCAGCTTCTGACCCATGGCATCGCCCATGGCCCGGTGCGCATGGGCAGAGTCGATGTCCTGATGCATCAGCCACAGCGGCTGGCTGTTTTCTTCGATCACTGGTGCCGCAAGGAGCCCAGTCTGGAGGTGATGCTGCACACTGAAGCCATCGGCTGCGTCGTGGATAGCAGTCGCATCGTGGAAGTGACTCTGCAATGCCGTGGCAGTTCATGGAAAGTGCGCCCACGCACACTGGTGGATGCCAGTGGAGATGCCGAACTGGCGGCACTGACCGGCCATGCCTTTGAAATGAGCCCAGCCGATGAACTGCAGCGTCCGGCCTACATCGTCGGCATGGGTGGTGTCGAAGCGTCTGCGCTCACGGGCGATGGTCCGCTGAAAATCGCCGGATGCCTGGCACGTGCCATTCAGGAGAAAAAACTGCCTGCTACAGCCGCCGGAGCTCATTTCCGCGCCAGCCCGGCTTTGCAGGAAGTCTTCCTGACGCTCGATCTTCCCGGCGACTCGTCCGAGCGCCCCTTTGACTCTACTGACCCACGCAGCTTGACCTGGATCGAAATGCAAGGACGTGAAGTCACCTCGGCCATTGTTGATCATCTGAAAGCCAGCATGGAAGGCTTTGCCCAAGCGCGAGTCACCACATTGCCCGTGCGTGCGGGCATCCGTGAGAGCCGCCGGTGGATGGGCGAAGACATCGTGACTGAGGAGGACATCCTGGAAAGCCGCAGCGATGAAACAGCGGTGGCCAATGCCACATGGCCCATCGAACTGCGCGAAACTGCACGCGGCCCACGCCTGCTCTACCCTCGAGAGCCGAAAGCATGCGGCATCCCACTGGGCGCACTGCGAGCGCGTGATCTGAAGAATGTTTTTCTTGCAGGGCGCTGCCTCTCAGCCACCCACCGCGCCCAGGCTAGCACGCGCGTCATGGGCACCGCTCTGGCTACCGGACAGGCCGCCGGAATCGCCGCATCACTGCCGGATCAAGACACCACAGCACTGGCATGGCAGGTGCGCAGTTTTTTGAGCCAATTGGAAACAGCCTCGTGA
- a CDS encoding AMP-binding protein has translation MNIVDLIFARSNATHPAVVSPELQLTYGDLQTRMNAYAKRLSEDASWPQKERPRIGLNAPSSADYIVVALSILQQNACFVPIPNELTTAERAQLARSTALDAIVHAQNAEEWRIESVTHEAPPAFDEAALAALNPAFIRFSSGTTGASKGIVISHETLLARITAANEGLRIGPDDRVLWVLPMAHHFAVSIILYLYYGATTILAPASDPKVMIEMMHEQTATVMYGSPYHYTMLSGQPDAARLGTLRLAVSTAFALTQEVADLFATKTGLHLTQGMGIIEAGLPILNLQHAKDKPTSIGQPLPAFEVKLDDGELMLRGPGIFDAYLTPWQPREAVLKEGWFATGDIAEADEDGCYYLRGRVRSVINVGGLKCFPEEVEAVLCSHPGVKAARVSARAHPALGAMPAADIIPQDASSPPPVVELRKLCQERLSAYKVPLFYTFVTELPLTASGKLRRY, from the coding sequence GTGAACATTGTCGATCTCATCTTTGCACGCAGCAATGCCACGCATCCAGCCGTGGTCAGCCCAGAACTGCAACTGACTTACGGCGATCTGCAAACACGCATGAATGCCTATGCGAAGCGCCTGAGCGAAGACGCCAGCTGGCCGCAGAAAGAGCGCCCGCGCATCGGCCTGAACGCGCCCAGCAGTGCGGATTACATCGTTGTAGCGCTGTCTATCCTGCAGCAAAACGCCTGCTTTGTGCCCATTCCGAATGAACTGACGACCGCCGAGCGTGCGCAGCTGGCCAGATCCACGGCGCTGGACGCCATTGTGCATGCGCAAAATGCCGAGGAGTGGCGCATCGAGTCCGTGACACACGAGGCACCTCCGGCCTTTGATGAGGCTGCGCTGGCCGCGCTGAACCCGGCCTTCATCCGCTTCAGCAGCGGCACCACGGGAGCCTCCAAAGGCATTGTCATCTCTCACGAAACGCTGCTGGCCCGCATCACGGCGGCCAACGAGGGATTGCGCATCGGTCCGGACGATCGCGTGCTCTGGGTGCTGCCCATGGCGCACCACTTTGCGGTGTCCATCATTCTCTATCTCTACTACGGAGCCACCACCATCCTCGCACCGGCGAGCGATCCCAAGGTGATGATTGAGATGATGCACGAGCAAACAGCCACGGTCATGTACGGCTCGCCCTACCACTACACGATGCTCTCCGGCCAGCCAGACGCAGCCCGCCTCGGCACTTTGCGGCTGGCGGTTTCCACAGCCTTTGCGCTCACTCAGGAAGTGGCGGATCTCTTTGCCACAAAAACCGGCCTGCACCTCACCCAGGGCATGGGCATCATCGAAGCCGGCCTGCCGATTCTGAACCTGCAGCACGCCAAGGACAAACCAACCTCCATCGGCCAGCCACTGCCAGCCTTTGAAGTCAAGCTGGACGATGGCGAACTGATGCTGCGCGGCCCAGGCATCTTTGACGCCTACCTAACCCCCTGGCAGCCACGCGAGGCGGTGCTGAAAGAAGGCTGGTTTGCCACAGGAGACATTGCCGAAGCGGACGAAGACGGCTGCTACTACCTCCGAGGCCGGGTACGCAGCGTGATCAATGTAGGAGGGCTGAAATGCTTCCCTGAGGAGGTGGAGGCCGTGCTGTGCAGCCATCCCGGAGTCAAGGCTGCACGCGTGTCCGCACGTGCACACCCCGCTCTGGGAGCCATGCCTGCGGCAGACATCATCCCCCAGGATGCAAGCTCACCTCCGCCTGTGGTCGAGCTGAGAAAACTTTGCCAGGAGCGCCTCTCCGCCTACAAAGTGCCGCTGTTTTACACCTTTGTCACCGAACTGCCCCTGACCGCCAGCGGCAAGCTCCGCAGATACTGA
- a CDS encoding NAD(P)/FAD-dependent oxidoreductase — MSQNPRIAILGAGPAGCALAAMLARQDIQALVYDDEKRPEMLVGESLIPGIVQILQRMGIEDKVAAIAQFKPGASFIHHRGTQMHFDFRTVTGRLPPYAYNVPRPTFDDVIKDHARALGVRFVKHRAGLVAHPGGTPELELDAAALAAGGYPDGCKPDLIIDCSGRSRTSARLLGIGAETGPRRDTAHFAHFTGIDHPYPAGQIVITYHPWGWSWRIPLPDSLSFGMVMHPKSLSEFGASAEERLDQVLATDPTLAPLTAHRKRVSEAYTYTNYQLISDRAHGPGWVSAGDAFGFVDPMLSPGVFLALDAAESLNAMFARHGEKLLDQPQKLQQELGRYEQRQRGWHEAWHEFIEYFYDGRIVAFYERGTKLKADHPGAFSNMMERMSSRILALMASGATTASTFSRMYLKCCSKWLLIPGRAQDLALPKHT, encoded by the coding sequence ATGAGCCAGAATCCACGCATCGCCATTCTCGGAGCAGGCCCCGCCGGGTGCGCACTGGCCGCCATGCTCGCCCGCCAAGATATCCAAGCACTCGTTTATGATGATGAGAAGCGCCCGGAAATGCTCGTGGGCGAGTCACTGATTCCCGGCATCGTCCAGATCCTGCAGCGCATGGGCATCGAGGACAAGGTGGCGGCCATCGCACAGTTCAAACCCGGAGCCAGTTTCATCCATCATCGTGGCACGCAGATGCATTTTGATTTCCGCACGGTGACCGGCCGTCTGCCCCCTTATGCCTACAATGTGCCGCGCCCCACGTTTGACGATGTGATCAAAGACCACGCCAGGGCGCTGGGTGTGCGTTTTGTCAAACATCGCGCCGGGCTGGTGGCACACCCAGGCGGCACTCCAGAGCTGGAACTGGATGCCGCAGCGCTCGCAGCTGGTGGCTATCCAGACGGCTGCAAACCGGATCTGATCATCGACTGCAGCGGACGCTCGCGCACCTCGGCACGACTGCTAGGCATCGGTGCAGAGACAGGACCGCGCAGGGACACGGCGCACTTCGCCCACTTTACCGGCATTGATCATCCTTACCCCGCAGGGCAGATCGTGATCACCTACCACCCTTGGGGCTGGAGCTGGCGCATCCCGCTGCCGGACAGCCTGAGCTTTGGCATGGTGATGCATCCGAAGTCGCTTTCGGAATTCGGAGCCAGTGCTGAAGAACGGCTCGACCAGGTGCTGGCCACAGATCCCACGCTCGCGCCTCTGACCGCCCATCGTAAGCGTGTGAGCGAGGCCTACACCTACACCAATTACCAGCTCATTTCCGACCGCGCTCACGGCCCCGGCTGGGTGTCCGCCGGAGACGCCTTCGGGTTTGTGGACCCCATGCTGTCCCCCGGTGTCTTTCTGGCGCTGGATGCAGCTGAGTCTCTGAATGCCATGTTTGCCCGCCACGGGGAGAAGCTGCTGGATCAGCCGCAAAAACTGCAGCAGGAGCTGGGGCGGTATGAGCAGCGCCAGCGCGGCTGGCATGAGGCCTGGCATGAATTCATCGAGTATTTCTACGATGGCCGCATCGTGGCCTTCTATGAGCGCGGCACCAAGCTCAAGGCAGATCATCCCGGCGCCTTTAGCAACATGATGGAGCGCATGAGCTCCCGGATCCTGGCACTCATGGCCTCCGGTGCGACGACGGCGTCCACCTTCAGCCGGATGTATCTCAAATGCTGCTCCAAATGGCTGCTGATCCCTGGCCGTGCGCAGGATCTGGCTCTGCCCAAACATACCTGA